A genomic region of Cannabis sativa cultivar Pink pepper isolate KNU-18-1 chromosome 1, ASM2916894v1, whole genome shotgun sequence contains the following coding sequences:
- the LOC115706906 gene encoding protein TRANSPORT INHIBITOR RESPONSE 1: protein MEISSMDSKRKKESAESKHFPGEVLEGVLGLIKSRKDRSSLSLVCKDWYNAERWSRTCVFIGNCYSVSPEILARRFPNIRSVTLKGKPRFSDFNLVPRNWGADVQSWLSVFAVKYPNLEELRLKRMSVRDESLEFLAHSFPNFKALSLLSCDGFSTDGLAAIATHCKNLVELDIQDNDVDDRSGSWLSCFPESFTSLETLNFANLNSDVCFDALERLVIRCKSLKTLKVNKNINLEQLQKLISHAPRLMELGTGMFIQDLTANQHSELESAFNNCKNLHTLSGLWETKALFLPALYPACTNVTFLNFSYAVVRSPEFASLLSHCPNLRRLWVLDTVEDKGLEAIGTHCPLLEELRVFPDNPFDPEVIHGVTESGFLAVSFGCPKLHYVLYFCRQMTNAAVASIVKNCPGFTHFRLCIMEPGKPDYLTNEPMDEAFGAVVKTCTKLQRLAVSGLLTDLTFEYIGKYAKNLETLSVAFAGSSDWGMRCVLSGCSKLRKLEIRDSPFGNEALLSGIEKYESMRSLWMSACKVTKSGCQLLAREMPRLNVEVINDEGSGDMVANKIYVYRSVAGPRKDAPPFVLTL from the exons ATGGAAATTAGCTCAATGGATTCAAAGAGAAAGAAGGAATCGGCGGAGTCAAAACACTTCCCTGGTGAGGTTTTGGAGGGAGTTTTGGGTCTGATAAAGTCCCGCAAGGACAGGAGCTCACTTTCTCTGGTCTGCAAGGACTGGTACAATGCCGAGAGATGGTCTCGGACCTGCGTCTTCATCGGAAACTGCTACTCAGTGTCGCCAGAAATCTTGGCGCGACGATTTCCAAACATTCGGAGCGTAACCCTGAAAGGGAAGCCTCGATTCTCGGACTTCAATTTGGTTCCTCGCAATTGGGGAGCAGATGTTCAATCATGGCTGTCGGTTTTCGCCGTCAAGTACCCGAATCTTGAGGAGCTGAGGCTTAAGAGAATGAGTGTTAGGGACGAGAGCTTGGAGTTTCTGGCTCATTCATTCCCTAATTTCAAAGCTCTTTCACTTTTGAGCTGTGATGGCTTCAGTACTGATGGCCTTGCCGCCATTGCCACTCATTGCAa AAACTTGGTTGAGCTGGACATACAGGACAATGATGTGGACGACAGAAGTGGCAGTTGGTTGAGTTGCTTCCCTGAGTCCTTCACATCATTGGAAACACTAAACTTCGCCAACCTAAATTCTGATGTCTGTTTTGATGCTCTTGAGAGACTTGTCATTAGGTGCAAATCGCTCAAGACTTTGAaggttaataaaaatataaacttgGAACAATTACAAAAGCTTATTAGCCATGCTCCAAGATTAATGGAGCTTGGTACTGGTATGTTCATTCAAGACCTCACTGCCAATCAGCATTCAGAGCTTGAAAGTGCCTTTAACAATTGCAAGAATCTACATACACTCTCTGGCCTATGGGAAACTAAAGCCTTATTTCTCCCGGCTCTGTATCCTGCTTGTACGAACGTAACTTTTCTAAATTTTAGTTATGCTGTTGTTCGAAGCCCCGAGTTTGCAAGTCTTCTGTCTCACTGCCCAAATCTTCGTCGCCTTTGG GTTCTTGACACGGTGGAAGACAAGGGACTTGAGGCTATCGGAACTCACTGTCCCTTGCTTGAAGAACTTCGTGTTTTTCCTGATAACCCCTTTGACCCGGAGGTTATCCATGGGGTGACTGAATCTGGATTTCTGGCAGTATCATTTGGCTGCCCCAAACTCCATTATGTACTCTACTTTTGCAGGCAGATGACAAATGCTGCAGTGGCATCCATTGTAAAGAACTGTCCTGGGTTCACTCACTTTCGTCTATGCATAATGGAGCCTGGAAAGCCAGATTACTTGACAAACGAGCCTATGGATGAAGCTTTTGGTGCAGTGGTGAAGACTTGCACTAAGCTCCAGAGACTTGCCGTTTCAGGTTTATTGACTGACTTAACGTTTGAGTATATTGGGAAGTATGCCAAAAATCTGGAAACCCTTTCAGTGGCATTTGCTGGTAGCAGTGATTGGGGAATGCGGTGTGTGCTGAGTGGCTGTTCAAAGTTGAGGAAACTTGAGATTAGAGATTCCCCATTTGGGAATGAAGCTCTTCTTTCGGGTATAGAGAAGTATGAGTCCATGAGGTCACTTTGGATGTCCGCTTGCAAGGTCACAAAGAGTGGCTGTCAACTCTTGGCCAGAGAGATGCCTAGGCTGAATGTTGAAGTGATCAACGATGAAGGGAGTGGGGACATGGTTGCTAATAAAATTTATGTTTACCGCTCTGTTGCTGGGCCTAGAAAGGATGCTCCGCCTTTTGTTCTTACTCTCTGA